The genomic region ATAACAGCCGTTGGTAAGGCTTGTAGAGGCCGGGATTGATATCCGCCCAACCCAGGCCGGGCAATAGGACCCATGCAACAAAGCCTGTCACTAATCGATATCCACGCATAATCACTCCAAGGTCAGTCAGATAGGTAGTCCTTCAGAATCATGACTACAGACCAGGACAACGCCATTCTGTTAAACAGGCAATGCCGGAAACCTCAGACCTCAGTATCCAGATGCAGGAAACGAGACAGCCGGGAGTGGGGGCGCCTGCTGAGATACAGCGGCAATGTGCTCATCACAACGAGGATTACGGCAGCGGCCACCACCGTCAGCACGGGACTGAATTCAAAGCTGCGGCCCAGTCCGGCAAATACGAAGGTCATGGGCAGCATGCCGAGCGTGGTCGCAAGCGCATAGCGCCAGAACGATATCGCAGTGACGCCGGCGGCATAGCTGATCAGGGCAAACGAAAACAACGGGATCAGGCGCGTCAACGTCACCGCGATGAACAGAAAACGCTGGGAGCCAGTAGCTGAGAATACCGGGTTGTCGCCCAGTTTGCGCCGAACCGCCTCACGCCCCAGGATCCGCGCCAGATAAAAAGCAATGATGGCTCCCGCCAGGGCGCCAGTCACCGCAATCGCGGTTCCGGTGAACATGCCATAAACGAGCCCGGCAGCGGCACTGATTGGCAGAGTGGGAATCGGCCCGACAACCACTGCGAGAATCATCAACAGCATCAGCAACAATGGCCCGGACATCCCCTGGTCGTTAAGCCACTCAGACAGCGCTACTGGTGCCAGACTCACAGGCATGCCCAGTTGACGAAGGATCAGCCAGATGGCCCCCATCACGAGTGCGACAATGATCAGAATAGTGAGACGGAAAGCCCATTGTGAACGGTTCATCAGGGTATTCTACCGGCCACGTTGAGGGCGGGAAGGGTTTTCGGAAATTTTCAGGCCGCGCGGAACGCACCGCGCGGCCTGAGCAGTCTTTACTGGCTCTTGCTCCAGGCAAATTTCTTGGCCGGCTCGTCTATCGGCGTGTCGGCAATATGGTTGATGTAGTTGCTCATCACTTTCTGGGACAACCCCAGAATCACCTCCAGCACCTGGCGGTTTTTGTAACCGGCCTTGAAGAACGCGTCCAGATCATCCTGGCTAACATTGCCCCGTTTGTTCATAACGGCCAGCGTAAAGGTGCGCAATGCTTCCAGTTTGTCGCTGGGCAGCGGCGTTTCATCCCGCAAGGCGTTGGTAATGTCGTCAGACACTTTCATCATTTTGGCGATGCCAGTGTGTGCGGGCACACAGTAATGACAGGCATTCTCAACGTTGATGGTTTGCCAGACCACGGTTTTCTCGTCGTTGTCGAAGCTGCTGTCCAGAACCAGCTGGTGCAGCTTCTGATACGCCTCAAGCACCTGAGGTGATTCCGCCATTACCCCATGAAGTCCTGGGATCATACCCATGTTCTTCTGTGAGTTTTCCAGGAACGGCTTGGATCCTTCCGGTGCGCTGTCCATATCGTGCTTTTTAAAATCTGTCATGTTCACCTCCAGATTCATGAGTGATAGTTCAACTACATCGTTACCGTAACTGTTACTGAGCGATCATTCAAGATATAATTGAGCAAGCATTCAAAATCGCAATTAACGGTGACATCCATGGCGAGAAGTCCCAGTTTTGATCGGGAATCGGCCCTTGGCCAGGCCATTGGCCTGTTCCGGAAGAGAGGCTATCACGGCAGCTCAATGAAGCAGATCGAGCGTGCTCTGGATATGCGTCCTGGCAGCATCTACGCAACGTTTGGCAGCAAGGATGGGCTCTATTCTGAAGCCCTGGCGCGTTATGCCGAGGCTGGCGGTGCGGAGCTGGCCAGGCATATGGCTGGCTACGAATCCATTGTGGACGGGCTCAAAGGCTACCTGCGGAAAATCGCAAGTAACTGTTCCGATAAAGACGAAGTATCTTCCCGGGCCTGTCTCATCGTTAAAACCCTGCTGGAGGCAAGCAATACACACACCGGGCATTCAGACCAGGCCCGGGAAATCCTCGGAGCCATCGAGCAATCTTTCTCGGAATTGCTGGAGGAGGCCAAACAACGGGGCGAACTGAAAGACTCAACAGATTGCGCCCGCCTGGCCCGGCTGATGCAAAATCAGATCATGGGGCTGCGCTCCATTGCAGAGCGGAATCTCTCTGCCGGGGATTTGGAGGCTTTGGGCGACGATATGGCGCATATTCTTGACGCTTACCGAGCCGACTGACAGCGCAGAAGACGCGCTAAGCATTCAACAATCCGGCAAGGGCAACTAGAGTTACTGCGTGTAGAGTTACTGCGTGTAGAGTTACTGCGTGGAAGGCCAACAGGTGGCTATTAACACCCCCCGCACACCACCGGAGTGAAGCATGTTCCTGAACTGGCTAGCGAAGCATCTCGCCGCTTACCTTTCCAAACAAGTGGCACAGCATTCCGTGCCCACCTCAACCTATGACGCTCTGGGAAAAACACTCAGGCCCGGAGATGTTCTGCTGGTGGAGGGCGATACGCGCATCAGCGTGGCGATAAAGTACCTGACCCAGTCCACCTGGTCTCACGCCGCTCTCTGCTTGGGGCCGGACGCGGGCCTGGGAACTTCAGCAAGCGGTGAGCCTCATACACTGATCGAAGCGGATCTGGAGTTCGGCATTCGCCCTCTGGCGCTGTCATTTTATCGCAACAGCCATACCCGCATCTGCCGCCCGGTGGGGCTTGATGAGGATAACATCCGCCAGCTCACCGATTACGCCATGAGCCGACTGGGCAACCAGTACGACATGAAGAATGTGTTTGATCTGGCGCGCTATCTTATCCAGACACCGCCTGTTCCTGCGCGGCACAGACACAAACTGCTGTCGTTAGGAAGCGGCGACCCCACACGGGCTATCTGTTCCACGTTTATTGCCGAGGGGTTTCAGCGCCTACGTTATCCGATCCTGCCAACTATCAACACAATGCCAGCAGACGATCCGAACTGCGCAGACTGTATTCGTGAGCACTACCGAATCCGGCAAACAT from Marinobacter sp. LV10R510-11A harbors:
- a CDS encoding TVP38/TMEM64 family protein, with amino-acid sequence MNRSQWAFRLTILIIVALVMGAIWLILRQLGMPVSLAPVALSEWLNDQGMSGPLLLMLLMILAVVVGPIPTLPISAAAGLVYGMFTGTAIAVTGALAGAIIAFYLARILGREAVRRKLGDNPVFSATGSQRFLFIAVTLTRLIPLFSFALISYAAGVTAISFWRYALATTLGMLPMTFVFAGLGRSFEFSPVLTVVAAAVILVVMSTLPLYLSRRPHSRLSRFLHLDTEV
- a CDS encoding carboxymuconolactone decarboxylase family protein, producing the protein MTDFKKHDMDSAPEGSKPFLENSQKNMGMIPGLHGVMAESPQVLEAYQKLHQLVLDSSFDNDEKTVVWQTINVENACHYCVPAHTGIAKMMKVSDDITNALRDETPLPSDKLEALRTFTLAVMNKRGNVSQDDLDAFFKAGYKNRQVLEVILGLSQKVMSNYINHIADTPIDEPAKKFAWSKSQ
- a CDS encoding TetR/AcrR family transcriptional regulator, with translation MARSPSFDRESALGQAIGLFRKRGYHGSSMKQIERALDMRPGSIYATFGSKDGLYSEALARYAEAGGAELARHMAGYESIVDGLKGYLRKIASNCSDKDEVSSRACLIVKTLLEASNTHTGHSDQAREILGAIEQSFSELLEEAKQRGELKDSTDCARLARLMQNQIMGLRSIAERNLSAGDLEALGDDMAHILDAYRAD
- a CDS encoding lipo-like protein, yielding MFLNWLAKHLAAYLSKQVAQHSVPTSTYDALGKTLRPGDVLLVEGDTRISVAIKYLTQSTWSHAALCLGPDAGLGTSASGEPHTLIEADLEFGIRPLALSFYRNSHTRICRPVGLDEDNIRQLTDYAMSRLGNQYDMKNVFDLARYLIQTPPVPARHRHKLLSLGSGDPTRAICSTFIAEGFQRLRYPILPTINTMPADDPNCADCIREHYRIRQTSLFTPRDFDASPYFRIIKPTLEKNFDFRAIDWADL